Within the Cyanobium sp. ATX 6F1 genome, the region CATTATATGGATCCGCTCCCTCGCAGCGTTTCAGCGCCGCATCCCGCTATTGCCACAGCAATCAGCATCTCCACGTTGGAATGGTTTGGTCTTTGCCCCCAACCAATGGTGGCTGCCAAAGGCAGAGTCTTTGAAGGCTGCCACCGGATCGATGCGGATACGAGCGCGGGCACTATGGGCATTGAGCCTCTATCGCTACGAGCCATCAGAGCTTCCGGCATCGGCGCGAGCCAATCTTGCCTCAAGGGAGCTATCTGTGAAAGCACTGCTCGGCCCTGGATTGAAAGGAGCGGATCTTTGCATAGCCTCGAAAGTGACCGCTACATCAAAGAACCGTTGCCAAATAGTTTCTTTGCGCTCCGGTGACGGGCCAGTCGAGATCACCCCTTGGTTATCGCAGGGGTCGGTTACACAAATTCAAGTGGAGGCCATATATGACAAATATGGCCTGCCGACCACGATGGAGCGACTTCCAAGTGTTGACAACAGCGAATTGCAACCATCTCCATTTTCACTAGCGATCACACCACTTCGGCTTCATTAACGCTGCAACGAGAGGGTTGTTGAATCGGACAGGGATCCTGAAGCCTTGATTGGAAATCTGGAAAGATCGCATGGCCGGATGGGCCTTGATTATCTTGTCCATTCCACATCTTGTACGTGTAAATAAGCCCTCCGGCTCATCTCTTGAAATGCCTCCTGGAGGTGATGAGACAGATCCGCCCCATCGAACAGACAACTGGCAAGAAATTCTGATTGTCGAGCAGCCTTGGCCGACCGAAGATCGTTGAGGTTTGCGCATAGGTTTATGACAATTCTGGCGTAGTCTTCTGGTGAAGATGCAACCCATCCCCCGCGATTGAGAGCCGAGACCAAAGACGAACTCATGCGCGCCGCCATGCAATCCCCCTTGATCGCCACAAGTGGCACACCCATCGCCAAGGCGTCGAACCCGGTAGTTGCACTGCTCCATGGCGTGGTGTCGAGAGCTAAATCGATTCGGTTGTAAGTGGCCATATGCTCCTCCCATGTGGCGGTAGCTGGAAGGAAGCCGATTCGCTTCTCCTCCACATCTAGCCCTCGAAGCGTGGAAAGGATTCTCTGCTGTAGGTGTAAATCTTCTGCATGGCGACCCTTAATCAGCAGGATCGCATTGGGCACGGCCCGCAGGGCTGCTGCCCAATGATTCAAGGTATCTTGTCGGACTTTGGTGAGTTGATTGAACGATCCGAACACAGGTTCTTCTCCCCAGGCCTGGGGGAGAGCAAGAGGCGGTCGTTTGGAGAAGGTACAAGCTAGCCAAGGGCGAGGCAAACGCCAGAGGGTCTCGCTGAAGACATCTTCGAACTCTGGCGGTCCGGTTTCGGAGTCGCAAATGAAATAATCAATCGCGTGCAATCCTGTTGACGCATGGAATCCAATATAGTGGCATTGAACCGGAGCGCATCGTTCGGCAAGAATCTGGATCCCTGAATCGGCCAGATATCCTGATGTTTCGACGATAATGTCATACTTATTCCTGAGCAGTAGGTCGCGGCATTCAGAGAGTGTGAGACCATCCAAGAAAACCTCCTCGCTCACCAGCGCTCCCATTGGCGAGGATGTCATCGATTGATTCCTGGTCAGAAAAATCAAATCGACCGAAAAGTCATTTCGGCTATAATGCCGGAGGAAGGAGTTGAGAAATAAGTTGTCGCAATGTCGGCCCAGAAAACCAATCCTCAATGGTCTGGCTTGCCCACTTACTAGTGCCCAAACCAGATCATAATGATCAGTGGCTGTTCGCACACCAATTTCGCGCCAATAGCGTTCAGAGGTCTCCAGAAGCAACTGCTGGTGTTCCCTGCCGCCGATCGAGTAACAGAACATGAGATTGGTGAATGAGAGCCAATCACCTGGGAGCAACTCAAGCGCACGATCGAAGCACTTAATGGCCTCATCTAGCAATCCGCGCAAGCGATGAATCCCACCTAGTGAACGCCAAGCCTCCGCTGAAGAAGGCTCAAGCCTAATGGTTTTAAGATAACCCTCAGCAGCCTGCTCTAGATCACCAATCTCCTCTAGCACCTCAGCAAGCAAGAGATGAGCTTTGGGCATATCTGGTTTGAGCAGCAAGACTCCAAGCAGAGCCATGCTTGCCTCCTCGAGCCTACCCTGTTCCTTGAGTATGTTCCCAAGGTTGAACTGGGCAACTGCTAGATCGGGTTGGATTTTCAGAGCGTTCTGGTAAGCGACCATGGCCTCGTCAAGGCGGCCCGCTGCCTTCAATCCGTTCCCAAGATTGTTGAGTGCCTCTGGATACTCCGGCCGGATGGACAGCGCTAGGCCATAGGCCTCAATGGCTTGAGAGTGATCACCGCGAGCGAGGAGATCATTACCGAGACAGTAATAGCTTGTGGCCTGCTTCTGATCTGAGACGTGATCGAGGCTATGCTCTTCTCCAGGATTCACAAAGACACCTCCCTAGTACATGTTTTTCGAGTTGATTGGGAGGGGCATTGCCAGCCGATACCTTCACCAAGAAAAGTCTCCATCTCCTTCCCATGGGACGACAGACCAGACACCATCATAATGTCGAAAACATAAAGAGAGTGAGCAGTACGGTCGTCGATTCAGCCACGTTGTACAGAGAAAACATCTCAGGATCCTCGTGAGCCCGTACCTAGTAACTTGGCCACTTCCTAATAAAGATCTGTCTTGACTGAAGCCACCTAGCTTGCTATCGCCTTGGCCGCGCTCCTCTCCTTTTATGTTTATAACACCACCATACGTCAACCGACCGCAAGATCATGACGGTTCTCCATGAGTACGTGGCATCGGCAACACCGCTGAAATGGATGTGCATTGGGCTTCCGGGTCAGCAAGGCCACTCCTTCAGCAAAGACTGCGTCTGAGAAATCCATGCAGAAACGGGGAGGCCTCGTTGCTGAGCTTGATGAAGCGAAGTCGCCTCATGCACGGTGTCGTCACTTTTTTTGGGGAGCGCCGAATCCCTCACCCTGCCCTGTGGGCGGAGGCGAACCATCCTCCCGACCAATGGTCCGCTTCAAGGAGGCGTATGAGGCCAAGGCCTGCAAAAGCTTGCCATCCCCACAGAAGTAGCCGACAGCGCACAGAGGCTGGCCTCCAGAGCGCCCATCAGCTTCTCTAGAAACTTGCCAAGGACGGCCTCATTGAGAGGCTGGCCACGATTCATGGTGTAGATGAAATTGACCGGAGGCTATCGGTGCTGGGATGACCGATCGGATGGTCAGGCCATCTACCCAGAGAAATAGCACCTTACGGCGGAGCCGCTCAACCCACAGCCTCTCAGAGTGAATCACATTGAAAGCCTGCAACAACGAGGCCAACACCAACTGCGCTGCCTTCACCACCGACGGCGCTCCTAATTAAGCATAAAAATCACAAAAGGTAGGATTAAGTCAATTGAGAGCCAGTGAGGCAGATCTACCAGCTTCCGAATCCG harbors:
- a CDS encoding tetratricopeptide repeat protein translates to MNPGEEHSLDHVSDQKQATSYYCLGNDLLARGDHSQAIEAYGLALSIRPEYPEALNNLGNGLKAAGRLDEAMVAYQNALKIQPDLAVAQFNLGNILKEQGRLEEASMALLGVLLLKPDMPKAHLLLAEVLEEIGDLEQAAEGYLKTIRLEPSSAEAWRSLGGIHRLRGLLDEAIKCFDRALELLPGDWLSFTNLMFCYSIGGREHQQLLLETSERYWREIGVRTATDHYDLVWALVSGQARPLRIGFLGRHCDNLFLNSFLRHYSRNDFSVDLIFLTRNQSMTSSPMGALVSEEVFLDGLTLSECRDLLLRNKYDIIVETSGYLADSGIQILAERCAPVQCHYIGFHASTGLHAIDYFICDSETGPPEFEDVFSETLWRLPRPWLACTFSKRPPLALPQAWGEEPVFGSFNQLTKVRQDTLNHWAAALRAVPNAILLIKGRHAEDLHLQQRILSTLRGLDVEEKRIGFLPATATWEEHMATYNRIDLALDTTPWSSATTGFDALAMGVPLVAIKGDCMAARMSSSLVSALNRGGWVASSPEDYARIVINLCANLNDLRSAKAARQSEFLASCLFDGADLSHHLQEAFQEMSRRAYLHVQDVEWTR